AGTTTAGTTTAGTCACTTAAATTATTAGAGTGTAATTTGATATGTGTCAATGGTCTTTTTTTATTTATTGCTAAAACGCTGACATTTTACTTTGCAACTGTGCTGTCTTTTTACTTTACCATAAACAAGAATAGCAAGAGAACAAAAAATCTGTTATTTAAGTTATCATGATTCTCTAACAGGCCTGCACAACAGAAGATTTTATGAAGAAAATCTAAGTAAATTAGATATCCCTGAAAACTATCCACTAACAATTGTAATGTCAGATATCAATGGTTTAAAATTGATAAATGATGCTTTTGGTCATAGTGCAGGGGATAAACTCCTTATTTCTGCAGCAAAAATTTTTTCCGATTATTGTAGAGAAACTGATTTGATTGCTAGAATTGGAGGAGATGAGTTTATTGTTGCAATGCCTAACACCAGTGGAGTAGAAGCTGAAAAAATTATAGATAAGATTAACAAAGAAGCAAAAAAAATAACTATTGAATCAATAGAGTTATCAATATCATTTGGATTTGAAACTAAGAATGAGGTTCATGAAAATATTCAAGAAATTTATAGAACTGCTGAAGATCTAATGTATAGAGTAAAACTGATTGAGATACCTTCAATGAGAAGTGGCGCAATCAAAACAATTTTGAATACATTGTACGAGAAAGATAAGAGTTCTGAGATTCATTCAAGAATCGTATCTCAAATCAGTGAAAAAATAGCTGTAGCCTATGGAATGAACCGACAAGAAGTTGC
This is a stretch of genomic DNA from Psychrilyobacter piezotolerans. It encodes these proteins:
- a CDS encoding bifunctional diguanylate cyclase/phosphohydrolase — its product is MCYLSYHDSLTGLHNRRFYEENLSKLDIPENYPLTIVMSDINGLKLINDAFGHSAGDKLLISAAKIFSDYCRETDLIARIGGDEFIVAMPNTSGVEAEKIIDKINKEAKKITIESIELSISFGFETKNEVHENIQEIYRTAEDLMYRVKLIEIPSMRSGAIKTILNTLYEKDKSSEIHSRIVSQISEKIAVAYGMNRQEVAEVKTAGLLHDIGKIIIPIEIITKEGKLTSEEYNLIKGHPEIGFRILNSSHDMRNISTIVLGHHERWDGLGYPRGIKTDEIPIQSRIIAIADTFDAMTSERTYREVCTNKQALDEIIRCSGTQFDPKLVKVFADNFEKII